In one Novosphingobium humi genomic region, the following are encoded:
- a CDS encoding cyclase family protein produces the protein MLARSLASGAVRVVDLTQTLSEDTPLLVLPEPFGQTAGFSRQEISRYDERGVAWHWNNFTVGEHTGTHFDAPVHWVSGKDLPDNTVDRLPVQPLIAPAVVLDFSAECAADPDFLLTAEHIERWESQYGAIPAGSWVLFRSDWSKRDVAAYTNRAADGAHTPGPSTAAVEALITRDVIGFGVETIGTDAGQAHSLTPPYPAHTLLHGAGKYGLQCLENLDQLPATGAMVIAAPLKIRDGSGSPLRVLALVEG, from the coding sequence ATGCTTGCTCGGTCCCTCGCCTCGGGCGCGGTGCGGGTTGTCGACCTTACCCAGACGCTCTCGGAAGACACGCCTTTGCTGGTCCTGCCCGAACCCTTTGGCCAGACGGCGGGCTTCTCGCGCCAGGAAATCTCGCGCTATGATGAGCGGGGCGTGGCATGGCACTGGAACAATTTCACCGTGGGCGAGCATACCGGCACCCATTTCGACGCGCCGGTCCATTGGGTGAGCGGCAAGGATCTGCCCGACAATACCGTGGACCGTCTGCCGGTTCAGCCCCTGATTGCGCCTGCGGTGGTGCTGGATTTTTCGGCCGAATGTGCGGCCGACCCTGATTTCCTGCTGACGGCGGAACATATCGAGCGCTGGGAATCGCAATATGGCGCGATTCCGGCCGGGTCATGGGTGCTTTTCCGCAGCGATTGGTCCAAGCGCGATGTCGCTGCCTATACCAACCGCGCCGCCGATGGGGCGCACACGCCGGGGCCTTCCACGGCAGCGGTCGAGGCACTGATCACGCGCGATGTGATCGGTTTTGGCGTCGAAACCATCGGCACCGATGCGGGTCAGGCCCATTCTCTGACGCCGCCCTATCCGGCGCACACCCTGCTGCATGGCGCGGGCAAATATGGGCTGCAGTGCCTTGAAAACCTCGATCAACTGCCCGCCACCGGCGCGATGGTGATCGCCGCCCCGCTCAAAATCCGCGACGGTTCGGGCAGCCCCCTGCGCGTGCTGGCGCTGGTCGAAGGCTGA
- a CDS encoding sodium:solute symporter family protein, with protein MIRMMILLIVLGTTIGAMAYGRAKTRSKSLEDWALGGRKMGTLVFWFLNAGEIYTTFAVLGISGFAWAYGAPAYLAFTSVSLSAVVGYWLTPRIHAYGRRHGLITQADFFAHRYQSRWLGMVVACAGLIALTVYIQIQVTALTFIVRLVAGPVIGGTWAAVIAVAVMLAFVFLAGLRSAAFAAGVKDVLMLVVVVVLAFGVAGMVGASSMLDVFARVQALYPAAVRFPGLQPHAGLSLVWLSTSAINVAIGTYIFPHMFQLCFSAGSSDTIRRNTVLQPIYSLSYFFIILLGFAALLAGTRPEGGDLNALLLTFVVQHCPVWLIGLFAGTASLLALVPGSVLMLTCGSIFARNIVRPVWRDMDDRAELLVSRWSMVGFAGAALWLALGASASLVEVGLSAYAAIGMLVPGVYLAFVTRRVSARAVMAGLIAGYAVLWVPMIGKALAGIFVEWEIGLVAVLCNLMVTLAAMVLLPPPVHTPAHGAK; from the coding sequence ATGATCCGCATGATGATCCTGCTGATCGTGCTGGGCACAACGATCGGCGCGATGGCCTATGGCCGCGCCAAAACCCGCAGCAAGTCGCTGGAGGACTGGGCGCTGGGCGGACGGAAAATGGGCACGCTGGTGTTCTGGTTCCTCAATGCCGGTGAGATTTACACGACCTTTGCGGTGCTGGGCATTTCGGGCTTTGCATGGGCTTATGGGGCGCCGGCCTATCTGGCGTTCACCTCGGTCTCGCTGTCGGCGGTGGTGGGATACTGGTTGACGCCGCGCATCCATGCCTATGGGCGGCGGCACGGGCTGATTACGCAGGCCGATTTCTTTGCCCATCGCTATCAATCGCGCTGGCTGGGCATGGTGGTGGCCTGCGCGGGGCTGATCGCGTTGACGGTCTATATCCAGATACAGGTGACCGCGCTGACCTTTATCGTGCGTCTGGTGGCCGGGCCGGTGATCGGGGGCACATGGGCGGCGGTGATCGCGGTGGCGGTGATGCTGGCCTTTGTGTTTCTGGCGGGTCTGCGCTCGGCGGCTTTTGCGGCCGGGGTCAAGGATGTGCTGATGCTGGTGGTCGTGGTGGTGCTGGCCTTTGGCGTGGCCGGGATGGTGGGCGCCTCCTCGATGCTGGACGTGTTTGCGCGGGTTCAGGCTCTCTATCCCGCCGCCGTGCGCTTTCCGGGCCTGCAACCTCATGCGGGCCTCAGTCTGGTGTGGCTTTCCACCTCGGCGATCAATGTGGCGATCGGCACCTATATCTTCCCGCATATGTTCCAACTGTGCTTTTCGGCGGGCAGCAGCGATACGATCCGCCGCAATACCGTGCTTCAGCCGATCTACTCGCTCTCCTATTTCTTCATCATCCTGCTCGGCTTTGCCGCCTTGCTGGCGGGCACGCGGCCCGAGGGCGGGGATCTCAACGCGCTCCTGCTGACCTTTGTGGTCCAGCATTGCCCTGTCTGGCTGATCGGCCTGTTCGCGGGTACGGCCAGCCTGCTGGCGCTGGTGCCGGGCTCGGTGCTGATGCTGACCTGCGGGTCGATTTTCGCGCGTAACATCGTGCGGCCCGTGTGGCGTGATATGGATGACCGTGCCGAATTGCTGGTGTCGCGCTGGTCGATGGTGGGCTTTGCGGGCGCGGCGCTGTGGCTGGCGTTGGGGGCCAGCGCCTCGCTGGTCGAGGTGGGGCTGTCGGCCTATGCGGCGATCGGCATGCTGGTGCCGGGGGTCTATCTGGCCTTTGTCACGCGGCGAGTGTCGGCGCGCGCGGTGATGGCGGGATTGATCGCGGGTTATGCGGTGCTGTGGGTGCCGATGATCGGCAAGGCACTGGCCGGTATCTTCGTTGAATGGGAAATCGGGCTGGTGGCGGTACTGTGTAATCTGATGGTTACGCTGGCGGCGATGGTGCTTTTGCCCCCGCCTGTTCATACGCCTGCCCATGGCGCAAAATAA
- a CDS encoding DUF3311 domain-containing protein, with product MDDPEGAELTAFRRADALLLLPFVWQLGLAPWANGILWRPLGLPFPMVWQMAGIMFATFVLALRYWLDRKP from the coding sequence ATGGATGATCCTGAAGGCGCCGAACTGACGGCTTTTCGCCGGGCCGACGCGCTGCTTTTGCTGCCTTTTGTCTGGCAACTGGGCCTTGCGCCATGGGCCAACGGCATTCTCTGGCGCCCGCTGGGCCTGCCCTTCCCGATGGTCTGGCAAATGGCGGGAATAATGTTCGCCACCTTTGTGCTGGCCCTGCGCTACTGGCTGGATCGCAAGCCATGA
- a CDS encoding LysR family transcriptional regulator translates to MSETGLRYLLEALNAGSMRAASDRLNVAASSISRQIAQLEENYGLALIEKGRRGVRLTHAGEIVIAHYRNQVADREALRAKLEELRSVKSGHAVLAVGEGFLGSGFTDMIASFTTANPQIHLDLSVNSSQQIVRQVLDDEAHLGLVFQTPHDIKIHVRSVIAQPLMAIVAAGHPLAGQGSVSLSDLARYPLCLSPRHFGLRQILAGAELRHNTYLEPVITTNSIHMMRETVRRGAAVTILPQLSVWSELESGELASIAIADDAMEDATISLILRAGRQLEGAPARLLKMVEAQLRQWNRPLRVAEV, encoded by the coding sequence ATGTCGGAAACAGGATTGCGCTATCTGCTCGAAGCGCTCAACGCAGGCTCAATGCGCGCGGCCAGCGACCGGCTCAATGTGGCCGCCTCCTCGATCAGCCGCCAGATCGCCCAGCTTGAGGAAAACTATGGCCTTGCGCTGATCGAAAAGGGGCGGCGCGGGGTGCGGCTGACCCATGCGGGCGAGATCGTGATCGCCCATTACCGCAACCAGGTGGCCGACCGCGAGGCTTTGCGCGCCAAGCTGGAGGAATTGCGCTCGGTGAAAAGCGGCCATGCCGTGCTGGCCGTGGGCGAAGGCTTTCTGGGCAGTGGTTTTACCGACATGATCGCCAGCTTCACCACCGCCAACCCCCAGATCCATCTCGACCTTTCGGTCAATTCATCGCAGCAGATCGTGCGGCAGGTGCTCGATGACGAGGCGCATCTGGGGCTGGTGTTTCAGACCCCCCATGACATCAAGATCCATGTCCGCTCGGTGATCGCCCAGCCCTTGATGGCGATTGTTGCCGCGGGCCATCCGCTGGCGGGGCAAGGCAGCGTGTCGCTCTCCGATCTTGCGCGCTATCCGCTGTGCCTCTCGCCGCGCCATTTCGGCCTGCGCCAGATTCTGGCCGGGGCGGAACTGCGCCACAACACCTATCTGGAGCCTGTGATCACCACCAATTCGATCCATATGATGCGCGAAACCGTGCGGCGCGGGGCGGCGGTGACGATCCTGCCGCAATTGTCGGTGTGGAGCGAACTGGAAAGCGGCGAATTGGCCAGCATCGCCATTGCCGATGATGCGATGGAGGATGCCACGATCAGCCTGATCCTGCGCGCGGGGCGGCAACTGGAGGGCGCGCCCGCCCGTCTGCTCAAAATGGTGGAGGCCCAGTTGCGCCAGTGGAATCGCCCTTTGCGCGTGGCGGAGGTGTAA
- a CDS encoding dihydrodipicolinate synthase family protein: MASIKRDRVNWQGYLPAITTPFSADGGLDRAGLGRLLEWLHGEGMHGLVLAGTTGEWTSMSAQERADLFALTGVQMKGKLPLIAGCSSFTAPESIAFARHAADAGFDGVLLTPPPYIRPNADEIFAFYEAVGAAIDLPICVYNWPPGTGVDMDLDLLSRLADIDGVVAIKQSSSSFERFVETFFALKDQVRVFGFPMNEIGLTMLRVHGGDGTMGAGGVLGRAQPGFYNAFWAGDLDGARACGAKDRVLMREWYTPELVGRFGSGPAILKAALDAQGLPGGPVRAPLLPVSDAAREEIAQTLRKLQIL; encoded by the coding sequence ATGGCAAGTATCAAACGTGATCGCGTGAACTGGCAGGGCTATCTTCCGGCCATCACAACCCCCTTTTCCGCCGACGGCGGGCTGGACAGGGCGGGCCTTGGCCGCCTGCTGGAATGGCTGCATGGCGAAGGCATGCACGGGCTGGTTCTGGCCGGAACCACAGGCGAATGGACCAGCATGAGCGCGCAGGAACGTGCGGACCTGTTTGCGCTGACCGGCGTGCAGATGAAGGGCAAGCTGCCCCTGATCGCGGGCTGCTCCAGCTTTACCGCGCCCGAAAGCATCGCCTTTGCCCGCCATGCGGCCGACGCCGGTTTCGACGGTGTGCTTTTGACGCCCCCGCCCTATATCCGCCCCAATGCGGATGAAATTTTTGCCTTTTACGAAGCGGTGGGCGCAGCCATCGACCTGCCCATTTGCGTTTACAACTGGCCCCCTGGCACGGGGGTCGACATGGATCTCGATCTGCTCTCGCGCCTGGCCGACATCGACGGCGTGGTGGCGATCAAGCAATCCTCTTCGTCCTTTGAACGCTTTGTCGAAACCTTTTTTGCGCTCAAGGATCAGGTGCGCGTGTTCGGCTTTCCGATGAACGAGATCGGGTTGACCATGCTGCGCGTGCATGGCGGCGACGGCACGATGGGCGCGGGCGGCGTGCTGGGGCGTGCCCAGCCGGGCTTTTACAATGCCTTCTGGGCGGGCGATCTGGACGGCGCGCGCGCCTGTGGGGCCAAGGACCGCGTGCTGATGCGCGAATGGTACACGCCCGAACTGGTGGGCCGCTTCGGCTCCGGCCCGGCGATTCTCAAGGCCGCGCTTGATGCGCAGGGCCTGCCCGGCGGCCCGGTGCGGGCGCCTTTGCTGCCGGTCAGCGATGCCGCGCGCGAAGAGATTGCCCAAACGCTGCGAAAGCTGCAAATCCTGTGA
- a CDS encoding NAD(P)/FAD-dependent oxidoreductase, protein MTHEVLIIGGGLLGCAAAWHLARAGLAPRLIEARGINAGASGQNAGSLHFQIERRFLEPGASGQGAQIVRLNTLAIEEWAGLEEELSRPLDIHMHGGLMLAENEADLALLASKVARENELGLPTQLLSGTEARGLVPRLAPHICGAAWLAREGHANPRILADAFADAARSEGAVIETQSRLLDLRRDGESWQATIEHSGRIVTARARHVILATGHWAARVAARMGLNIPLYLAPLMMSVTDRTAPFLPYLIQHVGKRLSMKQTDDGNMVIGGGWASAPQKMADGLPDLDAPPYLVPDNLRANLEVAAGVMPCLRARSLIRSWTGMTCVSADQLPIVGEVPAAPGLFVAAGGSMFTLGPLLARMLARSIIERAMPEEIALFSAARFAHLNAFAVPS, encoded by the coding sequence ATGACGCATGAAGTCCTGATCATCGGCGGCGGCCTGCTGGGCTGCGCGGCGGCGTGGCATCTGGCCCGCGCCGGTCTTGCCCCGCGCCTGATCGAGGCGCGGGGCATCAACGCGGGCGCCTCGGGTCAGAACGCCGGCTCGCTGCATTTCCAGATCGAGCGGCGGTTTCTGGAGCCGGGCGCCAGCGGCCAAGGCGCGCAGATCGTCCGCCTCAACACTCTGGCGATCGAGGAATGGGCGGGGCTGGAGGAGGAACTCTCCCGCCCGCTGGACATCCATATGCATGGCGGGCTGATGCTGGCCGAGAACGAGGCCGATCTGGCCCTGCTCGCCTCCAAGGTGGCGCGGGAAAACGAACTGGGCCTGCCCACGCAATTGCTGTCAGGGACCGAGGCGCGTGGATTGGTGCCGCGCCTTGCCCCCCATATCTGCGGCGCGGCATGGCTGGCGCGCGAAGGCCACGCCAATCCCCGCATTCTGGCAGATGCCTTTGCCGATGCGGCGCGCAGCGAAGGCGCGGTGATTGAAACACAAAGCCGCCTGCTCGACCTGCGCCGCGATGGGGAGAGTTGGCAGGCGACCATCGAGCATTCGGGCCGGATCGTCACCGCCCGCGCGCGCCACGTCATTCTGGCCACAGGCCACTGGGCCGCGCGGGTCGCGGCGCGCATGGGGCTGAACATCCCGCTCTATCTTGCCCCCCTGATGATGAGCGTGACCGACCGCACGGCGCCTTTCCTGCCCTATCTGATCCAGCATGTCGGCAAGCGCCTGTCGATGAAACAGACGGATGACGGCAATATGGTGATCGGCGGCGGCTGGGCCTCGGCGCCGCAGAAGATGGCCGACGGCCTACCCGATCTCGACGCGCCGCCCTATCTCGTGCCCGACAATCTGCGCGCCAATCTGGAGGTGGCGGCGGGCGTCATGCCCTGCCTGCGCGCGCGCAGCCTGATCCGCAGCTGGACCGGCATGACCTGTGTTTCGGCCGATCAATTGCCCATCGTGGGCGAAGTGCCCGCCGCCCCCGGCCTCTTTGTCGCGGCGGGCGGGTCGATGTTCACGCTGGGGCCGCTGCTGGCGCGGATGCTGGCGCGTAGCATTATCGAGCGCGCCATGCCGGAGGAAATCGCCCTGTTCAGCGCCGCGCGCTTTGCCCATCTCAACGCCTTTGCGGTGCCGTCATGA
- a CDS encoding (2Fe-2S)-binding protein: MSRVADGVNRPAPITIEIDGAAIPAHPGETLAAAMIAAGVYRMRDDRSGAPRGMLCNMGTCSECFVWIADGQTWRRRRACLTPVAGGLRAATREGQP, translated from the coding sequence ATGAGCCGGGTTGCCGATGGCGTAAACCGCCCCGCCCCCATAACCATCGAGATCGACGGCGCCGCGATCCCGGCCCATCCGGGCGAAACTCTGGCCGCCGCGATGATCGCCGCCGGGGTTTACCGCATGCGCGATGACCGTTCGGGCGCGCCGCGCGGTATGCTGTGCAACATGGGCACATGCAGCGAATGTTTCGTCTGGATCGCGGACGGGCAGACATGGCGCCGCCGCCGCGCCTGCCTGACGCCGGTGGCCGGGGGTTTGCGCGCCGCCACGCGGGAAGGCCAACCATGA